Proteins encoded together in one Bacillota bacterium window:
- a CDS encoding ABC transporter substrate-binding protein, giving the protein MNIRTRILSVITASVFAASMLSGCAAKPTSAAKKTNDPVVAARLENLNLQGFPIVKQPITLKFMVGRHYTQDSYANILTWPTYEKMTNIHIDWDEVLMDNISEKRNLVLASGQNLPDGFFRCGFAQRDPQKYGTQGLFVKWNDLVDQYMPNFKKVMSSMDDVKKGLPSVDGSIYALPSVSDSIEMEVGTKLYMNQKYLDKIGKKLPTNLDELYDVLKAMRDNDANGNGKQDEIPLSLSSLSTLLNGFKGAFGLMNRGYWQGNVDADPKTGKLRFIPTAPEFRQMLEYLNKLYKEKLIDNEVFTNTSAKVTAKVEMGVVGSFLHTNTTIAGSKYVNDYTGLTEALKGPNGDKMWAAIRSKMNGKGAFAMTPNDQYPEATARWMDYWYGEEGSKLFYLGVEGVSFEKTSDGKYQFIPDKIKIKPGSTYDQTVAKFSPYAGGGSPVIALSKYFQGAEMLPVPAKAAQDMQKYAPKELWGYFNYTDEESEELASLEADMFKGYYDNIVPKFISGDTPLNDQTWNDYVAQFDKLNLKRLMEIYNTGYDRYKNMK; this is encoded by the coding sequence ATGAATATTAGAACAAGGATATTGTCAGTTATCACTGCCTCTGTTTTTGCTGCTTCCATGCTGTCAGGTTGCGCTGCCAAACCAACCTCTGCCGCTAAAAAGACTAATGATCCGGTTGTTGCCGCACGACTTGAAAACCTCAACTTGCAAGGATTTCCGATTGTTAAACAACCTATCACGCTAAAATTTATGGTCGGCAGACATTATACGCAAGACAGCTATGCTAATATTCTTACTTGGCCTACATATGAAAAAATGACAAATATCCATATTGACTGGGATGAGGTTCTGATGGATAATATCTCAGAAAAACGGAACCTTGTGCTTGCGTCAGGTCAGAATCTTCCAGATGGCTTTTTCAGATGTGGGTTTGCCCAGCGTGATCCTCAAAAATATGGTACTCAGGGATTATTTGTAAAGTGGAATGATCTTGTAGATCAATATATGCCGAACTTTAAAAAAGTAATGTCTTCGATGGATGATGTAAAAAAAGGTCTTCCGTCTGTTGATGGCTCTATTTATGCTTTGCCATCAGTTAGTGACAGCATTGAAATGGAAGTAGGCACTAAGCTTTACATGAATCAAAAATATCTAGATAAAATAGGCAAAAAGTTGCCGACGAATTTAGATGAGCTTTATGATGTTTTAAAAGCAATGCGTGATAATGACGCAAATGGTAACGGTAAGCAGGATGAAATACCGCTTTCACTAAGTTCATTGTCTACTCTTCTGAACGGTTTTAAAGGTGCGTTTGGTCTTATGAACCGAGGTTACTGGCAGGGGAATGTTGACGCTGACCCTAAAACTGGGAAACTTCGTTTCATTCCTACGGCCCCCGAGTTTCGTCAGATGCTTGAATATTTGAATAAGCTTTATAAAGAAAAGCTTATCGATAACGAAGTATTCACAAACACAAGTGCGAAAGTTACGGCAAAAGTCGAAATGGGGGTTGTTGGGTCGTTCCTACACACCAATACAACTATTGCCGGCAGTAAGTATGTGAATGATTATACAGGACTTACTGAGGCACTCAAAGGACCAAATGGCGACAAAATGTGGGCAGCAATCAGAAGCAAGATGAACGGAAAAGGCGCTTTTGCCATGACGCCAAATGATCAGTATCCTGAGGCAACTGCACGCTGGATGGATTATTGGTATGGTGAAGAGGGCTCTAAACTTTTCTACTTGGGTGTGGAAGGCGTGTCATTTGAAAAGACCAGCGACGGCAAATATCAGTTTATACCTGATAAAATAAAGATTAAGCCGGGGTCTACTTATGATCAAACTGTTGCTAAATTCTCCCCATATGCCGGTGGCGGCAGCCCTGTAATTGCACTTTCTAAATATTTCCAAGGCGCTGAGATGCTTCCTGTCCCCGCAAAGGCTGCACAGGATATGCAGAAATATGCGCCGAAGGAACTCTGGGGATATTTCAATTATACCGATGAGGAATCTGAAGAACTGGCGTCACTTGAAGCAGATATGTTCAAGGGATATTATGATAATATTGTTCCAAAATTCATTTCAGGCGATACACCTCTTAATGATCAAACATGGAACGATTATGTTGCCCAGTTCGATAAATTAAACCTCAAGAGATTAATGGAAATTTACAACACTGGATACGATCGATATAAAAACATGAAGTAA
- a CDS encoding ABC transporter substrate-binding protein yields the protein MRTQLRVLSLATACVLAATMLSGCGPSQSVAGKKAKDPAAEARLANMNKEGFPIVKQPITLKFMVGRNSAQSDWASILTWPTYEKKTNIHIDWDAVLSDNLAEKRNLVLASGQNLPDAFFRCSFSTPDVQKYGADGTFLKINDYLDYMPNFKQVLDKYDDIRRGLPSVDGSIYSLPGLTDCPEIELNPKIYLNKKFMDNVGATMPKSLDDLYNTLKLMLDKDANKDGKADEVPLTSNSWKTLRNALMGAYGLMNRGSTHQNIDIDPKTNNLRFIPTAPEFRQLVEYMHKLYSEKLIDNEIFTIKSSNVTAKVEADLVGGIVHTNTTLAGNKHVDDFTGITEALQGPNGDKLWTGIRGHMSTKGSFSITKTNQYPEATARWMDYWFSDEGARLYYMGVEGESYYVTSDGKYEFIPEKVKVPEGSTYDQTVAKFTPYAGGGNPALALSKYFKGAELLPIPQKCAQDLSKFTPKEVWGFFNYTDEETNRMSSIEADMFSGFYDTAIPNFISGQTPLNDQTWADYVAKFDKMGLAEYMKIYKSGYDRYKSIK from the coding sequence ATGAGAACACAATTGCGAGTTCTATCACTAGCAACCGCATGTGTTTTGGCAGCTACGATGCTTAGCGGATGCGGTCCTTCACAAAGCGTTGCAGGTAAAAAGGCTAAAGACCCTGCTGCTGAGGCAAGACTTGCAAACATGAACAAAGAGGGTTTCCCCATTGTAAAACAGCCGATAACGCTAAAATTTATGGTTGGCAGAAACAGTGCACAGAGTGACTGGGCATCAATTTTAACTTGGCCTACATACGAAAAGAAGACTAATATTCACATTGATTGGGATGCAGTGCTTTCAGACAATCTTGCTGAAAAACGCAACCTTGTTCTTGCTTCCGGTCAGAATCTGCCTGATGCATTTTTCCGCTGCAGTTTCAGCACCCCAGACGTTCAGAAGTATGGTGCAGACGGCACATTTTTAAAGATCAACGATTATCTGGATTATATGCCGAATTTCAAACAGGTTCTTGATAAATACGACGATATCCGCAGAGGCTTGCCTTCTGTAGACGGATCAATTTACTCATTGCCCGGTCTTACTGATTGTCCTGAAATCGAGCTTAATCCAAAAATTTATTTAAATAAAAAATTCATGGATAATGTCGGCGCTACTATGCCGAAATCTTTGGATGATTTATATAATACCCTTAAGTTAATGCTCGATAAGGATGCAAATAAAGACGGTAAGGCTGATGAAGTTCCGTTAACATCTAACTCATGGAAAACATTACGTAACGCCTTAATGGGTGCATATGGACTTATGAACAGGGGTTCAACACACCAAAACATTGATATTGATCCTAAAACAAATAACTTAAGATTTATTCCAACGGCACCTGAATTCCGTCAGCTTGTTGAATATATGCATAAGTTATATTCTGAAAAATTAATTGATAATGAGATATTTACAATTAAAAGTTCAAATGTAACTGCAAAAGTTGAAGCAGATCTCGTTGGCGGTATAGTTCATACAAACACTACTCTTGCAGGCAATAAGCACGTTGATGACTTCACTGGAATTACTGAAGCATTGCAGGGACCAAACGGCGATAAACTTTGGACGGGAATTAGAGGACATATGTCCACAAAAGGCAGTTTTTCTATAACGAAAACAAATCAATATCCAGAAGCAACTGCCCGTTGGATGGACTATTGGTTCAGCGATGAGGGCGCACGCCTATACTACATGGGAGTTGAAGGCGAGTCGTATTATGTAACTTCGGACGGCAAGTATGAATTTATTCCGGAGAAGGTTAAAGTTCCTGAAGGCTCAACTTATGATCAGACAGTTGCCAAGTTTACACCATATGCAGGTGGCGGCAACCCGGCTCTTGCTTTATCTAAGTATTTCAAGGGTGCAGAACTTCTGCCAATTCCTCAGAAATGTGCACAGGATCTTTCAAAGTTCACTCCAAAGGAAGTATGGGGATTCTTTAACTATACCGATGAAGAAACGAATCGTATGTCATCTATTGAAGCTGACATGTTTTCAGGTTTTTATGACACAGCTATTCCTAACTTTATCTCTGGTCAGACACCTCTTAACGATCAGACTTGGGCAGATTACGTTGCTAAGTTTGATAAAATGGGATTAGCAGAGTACATGAAGATTTATAAAAGCGGATACGATCGCTATAAATCTATAAAATAA
- a CDS encoding extracellular solute-binding protein: protein MRRNIRFVSLSLAVLMLASFLGACSPKRAAGKAVDAETKARLENLNTSGEFPIVKQPITLKFMVSRDPSQSSYKDILIWSEYEKKTNIHIDWDEVPATSIGEKRNLVLASGQNLPDAFFRCSFNGRDTAKYGAQGVFVKLNDYIDKYMPNFKKVASQYEDVKKGLPTVDGTIYALPCVSDCIEQEINPKIFLNTDFIKNVNGTMPKTTDELYTLLKKFYDEDANKNGKKDEIPITASSLTNLTHAFKGAFGLMNRGSVHVNVDVDPKSGNLRFIPTAPEFRQMLEYLHKLYNEHLLDSEVVTMTSSKIISKDAVNALGGMIYTSTSVLDSERVKKYEGIPEALQGPNGDKTWAACRSHISNLGAFTMTNTNKNPEATMRWMDYWYGDEGSRMFFLGVEGVSYQKNSDGKYDFIPEAIQIPKGSNLNQVIAKYVPYAGGANPALLKSDYFRGSEMAQASAQAAHNMISYLPKDIWGWFSYTEEESDQLSSLEADLFKGHYDIAVPAFITGQTPINDETWNQYVAKFNEIGLQKYMDIYKAGYDRYKKAK from the coding sequence ATGCGCAGAAACATAAGGTTTGTTTCTCTGTCATTAGCTGTGTTAATGCTTGCATCGTTTTTGGGAGCATGTTCACCTAAACGGGCGGCTGGCAAAGCAGTTGACGCCGAAACAAAAGCACGGCTTGAAAATCTAAATACCAGCGGCGAATTTCCAATAGTAAAACAGCCAATAACCCTTAAGTTTATGGTTAGCCGGGATCCGTCTCAGAGCAGCTATAAAGACATTCTGATATGGTCAGAGTATGAAAAAAAGACGAATATTCATATCGACTGGGACGAGGTGCCAGCTACGTCAATTGGAGAGAAGCGTAATCTTGTACTGGCATCCGGGCAGAATCTTCCCGATGCGTTTTTCCGCTGTAGTTTTAATGGCCGTGATACTGCAAAATATGGCGCTCAAGGCGTATTTGTAAAACTTAATGATTACATTGACAAATATATGCCAAATTTTAAAAAAGTGGCTAGCCAGTATGAAGATGTAAAAAAAGGTCTTCCAACCGTTGATGGCACGATTTATGCGCTGCCATGCGTTTCAGATTGTATAGAGCAGGAGATCAACCCTAAAATATTTTTGAATACCGATTTCATCAAAAACGTTAATGGGACAATGCCTAAAACAACAGATGAGCTTTATACATTACTGAAAAAGTTCTACGATGAAGACGCAAATAAGAACGGTAAGAAAGATGAAATCCCGATAACAGCCAGCTCACTGACAAATCTTACACATGCATTCAAAGGGGCTTTTGGTTTAATGAACAGAGGCAGCGTTCATGTGAATGTTGACGTTGATCCTAAATCAGGCAATTTGAGATTTATTCCTACTGCGCCGGAATTTCGTCAGATGCTTGAATATCTCCACAAGCTATACAACGAACATCTTTTAGACTCTGAAGTTGTAACTATGACTTCTTCAAAAATTATTTCTAAGGATGCGGTTAACGCACTCGGAGGAATGATTTACACGTCGACTTCCGTTCTTGATTCGGAACGAGTAAAGAAATATGAAGGCATTCCGGAAGCTTTACAAGGGCCTAATGGAGATAAAACATGGGCGGCATGCCGCTCGCATATTTCGAATCTTGGCGCTTTTACTATGACAAATACAAATAAAAATCCTGAAGCAACCATGCGCTGGATGGATTATTGGTATGGCGATGAAGGTTCCAGAATGTTCTTCCTTGGCGTTGAAGGTGTTTCATACCAGAAGAATTCTGACGGCAAATATGATTTTATTCCCGAAGCTATTCAAATTCCAAAAGGTTCAAACCTTAATCAGGTTATTGCAAAATATGTTCCATATGCCGGCGGCGCAAATCCTGCACTTTTAAAATCTGATTATTTCCGCGGGAGTGAGATGGCTCAGGCATCCGCACAGGCGGCCCATAATATGATTTCATATCTTCCAAAAGACATATGGGGCTGGTTTAGCTATACAGAAGAAGAATCAGATCAGCTATCAAGTCTTGAGGCAGATCTGTTTAAAGGACACTATGATATTGCAGTGCCTGCATTTATAACCGGGCAGACTCCAATCAATGATGAGACTTGGAATCAATATGTAGCTAAATTTAATGAGATCGGACTTCAGAAATACATGGATATTTATAAAGCCGGTTACGATCGTTATAAAAAGGCAAAATAA
- a CDS encoding extracellular solute-binding protein translates to MKKVSRILAIILSLVITSSLLSSCAAAKPSKQTAAEKNIPNFNATGFPIVKEPITLKFMVSKTASQEDYANTMIWSEYEKKTNIHIDWDAVLSNNIAEKRNLVLASGQNLPDAFYRAGFGRNDPMKYGKEGLFIPLNNLIDKYAPNLKKVLNDYDAVRKSLPAPDGTIYALPAVTDCYENEMNQKLFINTKWLEKVGKKMPTTLDELYDVLKAFKTQDPNGNGKQDEIPFTATNTTQIFNVLKGSYGMMNKGLTHSKVDVDPATGKLRFLPITNEFREMLSFLNKLYKEGLMDEEIFTMTSAKITAKASLNVLGSTADIITTQLGNYGGDFAGIPKPLKGPYKDLMYTAIRSHISTQCAVTITSTNKYPEATMRWLDYFYSEEGGRMYFMGIEGKSYHKTADGKYEFLPDILSQVGNGKTFDQVVAKYVPYMGGGNPALMKGEYFYGSEMLPGQKEAADYMMPYVPKDLWGYFSYTPEENERIDSLEADMFKGHYDVMIPKFISGEVNVNDDAEWQKFVDAFYQMGLDEYMKIYQTARERYEKA, encoded by the coding sequence GTGAAGAAAGTATCAAGGATATTAGCGATAATTCTTTCGCTAGTTATAACTTCATCATTGCTAAGCTCATGCGCCGCCGCAAAACCGAGTAAACAGACAGCGGCTGAGAAAAACATACCGAATTTCAACGCTACCGGTTTTCCAATAGTAAAAGAGCCGATAACTCTAAAATTTATGGTTTCAAAAACCGCGTCACAAGAAGATTATGCCAATACAATGATCTGGAGCGAATACGAAAAGAAAACCAATATACATATTGATTGGGATGCAGTTTTATCGAATAATATTGCTGAGAAGCGTAACTTGGTGCTCGCATCCGGCCAGAACCTGCCTGACGCTTTCTATCGTGCAGGGTTTGGAAGAAATGACCCCATGAAATATGGAAAAGAGGGCTTGTTTATCCCGCTCAATAATCTTATTGACAAGTATGCGCCTAATTTAAAAAAGGTTCTGAATGATTATGATGCGGTGCGTAAAAGCCTTCCGGCTCCTGATGGAACTATATACGCATTGCCGGCTGTAACAGATTGCTATGAGAACGAAATGAACCAAAAGCTTTTTATCAATACAAAGTGGCTTGAAAAAGTGGGAAAGAAAATGCCTACAACACTTGACGAATTATACGATGTGCTGAAAGCATTTAAAACACAGGATCCAAATGGTAATGGTAAGCAGGACGAAATACCTTTTACTGCAACAAATACTACGCAGATATTCAACGTGCTTAAGGGTTCATATGGAATGATGAACAAGGGTCTTACTCATTCAAAAGTCGATGTTGATCCTGCTACTGGAAAATTACGCTTTCTACCTATAACAAATGAGTTCAGAGAGATGCTTTCTTTCCTTAACAAGCTCTATAAAGAAGGTCTTATGGATGAGGAAATATTCACAATGACTAGCGCAAAAATCACTGCGAAAGCATCTCTGAATGTTCTTGGCTCAACTGCGGATATCATCACAACACAGCTTGGCAATTACGGTGGCGATTTTGCCGGAATTCCTAAGCCTCTTAAAGGCCCATATAAAGACCTAATGTACACTGCAATCAGAAGTCATATCAGCACACAATGCGCTGTTACAATAACAAGTACAAATAAATATCCCGAAGCTACTATGCGCTGGTTGGATTACTTCTATTCAGAAGAAGGCGGACGCATGTATTTTATGGGTATTGAAGGGAAATCATATCATAAGACAGCTGATGGAAAATATGAATTTTTGCCTGATATACTGTCGCAAGTAGGTAATGGGAAAACATTTGACCAGGTTGTTGCGAAGTATGTTCCTTATATGGGCGGCGGCAATCCAGCTCTCATGAAAGGCGAATATTTCTATGGATCGGAGATGCTTCCGGGGCAAAAAGAAGCGGCCGACTATATGATGCCGTATGTTCCTAAAGATTTGTGGGGATACTTTAGTTATACCCCTGAAGAAAATGAAAGAATTGACTCGCTTGAGGCAGATATGTTCAAGGGACATTATGATGTTATGATTCCTAAATTTATCAGCGGGGAAGTTAATGTTAATGACGATGCTGAGTGGCAGAAATTCGTTGATGCGTTTTATCAGATGGGACTAGACGAGTATATGAAGATTTACCAAACTGCACGTGAAAGATACGAAAAAGCATAA